A part of Dreissena polymorpha isolate Duluth1 chromosome 13, UMN_Dpol_1.0, whole genome shotgun sequence genomic DNA contains:
- the LOC127855791 gene encoding uncharacterized protein LOC127855791, with protein sequence MMMSPLSIVSLTLAIGLTAALRWSSCSNTKDTDVVQIYNIDIIPEAIPFPGEAHLHLNMTFTRNVTSAYVDVEFYKMIFGFPIKVPCLSGTSTIGSCNNVDACHIFRSIMRDPNHQTDYGHQAENVFLAALGHYVQCPLAAENMVVNDGVFHLDPMPAVLDLISHGDYKAVLRGKEAVDGPYTLGCLEVFATIGGASSNPIVG encoded by the exons ATGATGATGAGTCCATTAAGCATTGTGTCTCTCACGCTAGCGATCGGACTTACAGCCGCCCTCAGGTGGTCCTCGTGTT CAAACACAAAAGACACAGATGTCGTCCAAATCTACAACATCGACATCATTCCGGAAGCGATCCCGTTTCCAGGCGAGGCTCACCTGCACTTAAACATGACGTTCACCCGCAACGTGACGTCTGCTTACGTCGACGTAGAATTTTACAAAATGATCTTCGGTTTCCCGATCAAGGTTCCATGCCTGTCGGGAACCAGCACGATCGGCTCTTG CAACAACGTAGACGCCTGTCACATATTTCGAAGCATCATGCGAGACCCAAACCACCAAACAGACTACGGTCACCAGGCAGAGAACGTGTTCTTGGCGGCCCTGGGACACTACGTACAGTGCCCTCTAGCGGCCGAGAACATGGTCGTGAACGATGGGGTGTTCCATCTTGACCCCATGCCGGCTGTTCTGGATCTGATTTCACAC GGAGACTACAAGGCGGTCCTGCGGGGCAAGGAGGCGGTGGACGGGCCTTACACCCTGGGATGTCTGGAGGTGTTCGCCACCATTGGAGGAGCATCCTCCAACCCCATCGTAGGCTGA